ACACGCTGGGTGCATGCCCGTGGCAACCCCTACCCACACTTCAGGGCCACCTACAAGACGTCTCTGATGGGTGCCATGTTTGGGGTTTTGCCACTCTTCTTCTTCTATTATGTCTTCAAAACAGATCGGGTATGTACACAAGTATTTTTTATGGTGTTCTTGGTGCCTGTGTGGGTCAATAAATGTTTAGAATTCAATGGCAACATGAGTTTTAATAGTCATTTTGTAATTATTGTAATTCAGTGTTCTATTAATATTCTTTCTGTTATAGTGGCAGTTTGCCCATTTTACAAAATCTCAACTAGAATAATACATGCTGCAAATACCCATTCTAAAGTGGTTTGTATGATATTTTTGGTTTGATCCTATTTTTTTAGCCTATTTAATTCAGATAATCTTGTAAAAGATTGAAGAATCTTGTAGAATAATTTCATGAAAGACTCAATCAAATTCAGCAGGAATATCAATCTAAATGTGCCGCACTTATATTTTGTTTGTTCCATTACACAGGATAGACGAGAGCAGCGTATTAAAGATGGAACTCTGGTACGCAAGTTCTCTATGTCATCGTAAACTCAGCTGTATAAAGACCAACCTGTTTATCATATTGATGTAAttattaaagaaataaactaTACTGTCGTAATCAAAGGTGTGGATTTCATATGTCTATCTTATTCTGAAGAATACACAAGGGCAGTATCAGGTATGAATTAGGTATAGTCCCAGATTTCCTACAGGAAACCCGAAAACGGATATTTTc
This Stigmatopora argus isolate UIUO_Sarg chromosome 17, RoL_Sarg_1.0, whole genome shotgun sequence DNA region includes the following protein-coding sequences:
- the ndufb4 gene encoding NADH dehydrogenase [ubiquinone] 1 beta subcomplex subunit 4, yielding MANYREAPLATRPKTLDPNEYFNLSPEYRRAEEARAALRANLKRQYQIQLNNPHRKELIEDPALTRWVHARGNPYPHFRATYKTSLMGAMFGVLPLFFFYYVFKTDRDRREQRIKDGTLVRKFSMSS